From the genome of Deltaproteobacteria bacterium:
GCTCCTTTGACTATCGTATTTTTACGATATACGATAAGATCATGGCGTTCTCAAGAAAAGAAGAGTTCCCTGAAAAAGACCTGCAACTAGCGGAGTGGTGCAAAGCCCTTGCTCACCCCGCAAGAATCGCAATCCTTCGAAATCTGGCTAGCCGCGGCGAATGCATTTGTGGAGATCTCGTGATCGACTTGCCACTTGCACAATCTACAGTCAGTCAACATTTGAAGGCGCTCAAAGCGATTGGTTTAGTCAAAGGGGAGGTTGATGGACCAAGATCAAATTATTGCATCAACCGAAAGAATTTCGAGAAATTTGTAAAGGCCTTCGGTGATTTTAGTTCGAAGCTTTCAGATTAGCTCAGCGCTGAGCAGACCTCGTTAAGGACAGACACTATTGGATTTATTATCCCTATAGCGACATCTATCCTGGAGTTTTCCGAGAGTGGTTTACCAACTTAAGCGTTGTTATTAAAAAATATAACTTAGGAGAATTAGTCGATACTAACTTCGAGTTGGCCGCCGAACATAGAGTCGCTAGGCACACCGTAATTTAGATGAGCGCCCATTCCTGCGCCA
Proteins encoded in this window:
- a CDS encoding helix-turn-helix transcriptional regulator produces the protein MAFSRKEEFPEKDLQLAEWCKALAHPARIAILRNLASRGECICGDLVIDLPLAQSTVSQHLKALKAIGLVKGEVDGPRSNYCINRKNFEKFVKAFGDFSSKLSD